Proteins from a genomic interval of Arvicola amphibius chromosome 14, mArvAmp1.2, whole genome shotgun sequence:
- the LOC119800619 gene encoding protein S100-A15A: protein MPDTPVEDSLFQIIHCFHHYAAREGDVETLSLEELKALLLESVPRFMDTLGRRQPYYITELFRAADKNKDNQICFDEFLYILGKLVKDYHLQFHRQLCTHYCAQHNLY, encoded by the exons ATGCCAGACACACCGGTGGAGGACTCCCTCTTCCAAATCATACACTGCTTCCACCACTATGCCGCCCGGGAGGGAGACGTGGAGACCTTGTCCCTAGAGGAGCTGAAAGCCCTCCTCCTGGAGAGTGTACCGCGTTTCATGGACACCCTG GGCCGCAGGCAGCCCTACTACATCACAGAGCTGTTCCGGGCAGCCGACAAAAACAAGGACAACCAGATCTGCTTTGACGAGTTCCTGTACATCCTGGGCAAACTGGTGAAGGACTATCACCTGCAGTTCCACCGGCAGCTGTGCACACACTACTGTGCCCAGCACAACCTCTACTAG
- the LOC119801448 gene encoding protein S100-A8-like: MLSELEKSLENIVEVFHKYSLVKGNNHALYKDDFQKLVTTECPHYMEKKNVETVFKELDINQDKVVNFEEFLVFLVKMGVAAHADSHKE; encoded by the exons ATGCTGTCTGAACTGGAGAAGTCTTTGGAAAACATCGTTGAAGTCTTCCACAAGTACTCCTTGGTGAAAGGGAACAACCACGCCCTCTACAAGGACGACTTTCAGAAACTCGTCACTACTGAGTGTCCTCATTACATGGAG AAGAAGAATGTTGAAACCGTGTTCAAAGAGTTGGACATCAATCAGGACAAAGTAGTTAATTTCGAGGAGTTCCTTGTGTTCCTGGTAAAGATGGGCGTGGCAGCCCATGCAGACAGCCACAAGGAGTAG